CATGTCGTCCGCGAAGTCAGCGGGGTCGTTCCAGAGCCGGGTCATCCGTCGTGTCCTCCTCGTCGAGCACGTGAGGAGATCCTATAGGATATTGGATCCGTCGCGGGAGGGTGCTGCGCGCCGACGCCGACGCCGACGCCGGCGACGGCGGATCAGCGGGCGGCCCGGCCGCCTCCGTCCGCGTCCGGGTCCCGCGCCAACTCGTGCGCGAGCGCGTCGAGCTCGGCGCCGCCGGCCATCAGGCGGGTGAGCTCGTCGAGCGTGATCCCGTCCTTCTCGAACGTGCCGAGGGCGGATCCGCGGCTGAGCACGAGGAACCGGTCGCCCACCGGGTACGCGTGGTGCGGGTTGTGCGTGATGAACACCACCCCGAGCCCCCGGTCGCGCGCGCGGGCGATGTACCGCAGCACGACGCCGGACTGCTTGACGCCGAGCGCGGCGGTCGGCTCGTCGAGGATCAGGACGCGGGCGCCGAGGTGCACGGCCCGCGCGATGGCAACGGACTGGCGCTCGCCGCCGGAGAGCGTGCCGATGGGCTGGTCGACGTCGCGCAGGTCGATGCCCATCCGCCCGAGCTGCTCGCGCGTGATCGCCCTCATGGCCCGCACGTCGAGCCGGCGGAGCGGCCCCCGGCCCGTGGTCAGCTCGGAGCCGAGGAAGAAGTTCCGCCACACGGGCATGAGTGGGACGACCGCGAGGTCCTGGTGCACGGTGGCGATGCCCGCCTGCAGGGCGTCCCGCGGCGAGGCGAACGTCACGGGCTCGCCGTCGAGGAGCATCGTGCCGGAGGTCGGCGCGTGCACGCCCGCGAGCACCTTGATGAAGGTCGACTTGCCCGCGCCGTTGTCGCCGAGCACGCACGTGACCTCGCCGGCCGCGACCGCGGTCGAGATGCCGGAGAGCGCCTCCACGGCGCCGTACGACCTGCCGATTCCGCGGACCTCGAGGACGGGCGCGCCGGTCATCGCGCGCCTCCCGCCCGGGTGCGCACCCAGTGGTTGAGGAGCACGGCCGCGAGCAGCATCACGCCGAGGATCGTGCGCAGCCAGTTCGTGTCCCACTGCGCGAAGGTGATGCCCTGGAAGACCATCCCGTAGACGAGCGCGCCGAGGGCCGCGCCGACGGCCGAGCCGAAGCCGCCCGTGAGCAGGCACCCGCCGACAACCGCGCAGATGATGTAGATGAACTCCTGGCCGACGCCCGTGTTCGCCTGCACCGTCGAGGTGCGGAACAGCGAGATCATGCCGACGAGCCAGGCCGCGCCCGCGGTGCCCATGAAGAGGCCGACCTTGGTCCGGAGGACCGGCACGCCCACCTGGCGGGCGGACTCCTTCGCGCCGCCGACCGCGAAGATCCAGTTGCCGGCGCGGGTGCGCAGCAGGATCCACGTCGCCGCGGCCGTGACGATCGCCCACCACAGCACCGAGACGTAGAACGTGCCGCCGCCCAGCTGCAGCGACGAGCCGAAGACCGGCTGGATCTGGTCGTAGGACGGCACCTTCGTCATGCCCTGGATCGCGACCTGGCCCGTGATGGCCTTCGTGACGGCGAGGTCGACGCCCGCCAGCGCGAAGAACGTGCCGAGCGTCACGATGAAGCTGGGCAGCCCGGTGCGCATGACGAGGAACCCGTTGAGCGCGCCGATCGCGAGGGCCGCCGCGAGCGACACGAGCACGGCCACCCAGATGCTGAGGCCGTAGTGCGAGGTGAGGATGCCGACCACGAGCGCCGAGAAGCCCGTCATGACGCCGGCGGAGAGGTCGAACTCGCCGCCGATCATGAGCATCGCGACGGCGACCGCCATGATCCCGAAGGTCGAGGCCGACTCGAGCCACACGCCGGCGCCCGCGAGGGTGAGGAACTGCGGCGTGTAGACGGAGAAGAAGACGAGCACCGCGAGGGCGGCCGCGAGGGCCCCGACCTCCGGGCGGGCGAGGAGGCCGCGGAGGCGTCGGGGCGCGGGGCGCGGCCTCGCGGGCGTCGTCGTGGCGGGGGTCGTCATCGGCGGTGCTCCTGGTCTGGGCGGATGCGGACGGGCGGGGACGGGCGGGTCGGGCGGGCGCGGGTCAGCGCGTGCCGTCGGCCGCGTGCTCGGCGACCTCGGCCGCGTTCTCGCGGGTCACGAACGCCGGGCCGGAGTACACGGGCTGGCCGCCGCCGATCACGGTGCCGTTCGTCGCGTTCAGCTGCAGCGCGGTGATCCCGAGGAACCCCTGCACGTACGGCTGCTGGTCGACGGCGAACAGGATCGAGCCCGCCTGGACGTCCGCCACGACGTCCTCGCTGAGGTCGAAGGTCGCCACCTGGGCCCGGCTGCCGGACTCGGCGACGGCGCCGACCGCGTCGATCGCGTACTGGCCGCCGAGCGTCAGCACGCCGTCGAGCGAGGGATCCGCCTGCAGCTTCGACTTGACGGTGGCCTTCACCTCGGCGTCGTTCGTGCCGTCGACCTGGAGGTTCGTCATGCGGCCCCCGAAGGCGCCGGCGGCCGCGCGGCAGCGCTCCTCGTGGCCGACGTTGCCGGCCTCGTGGATCACGCACAGCACGTTCCCGAGGCCGGCCTGGCCGAGGCGCTCGCCGACGGCCTCGCCCGCGACGGTCTCGCTCTGGCCGATGTGCGCGAGGGCGCCGAACTCGGCGGAGCGCTCCATCCCCGAGTTGATGGTGACGACGGGGATGCCCGCGGCGACGGCCTTCTCGACGCTGTCGCGCAGGCCGTCGGGGTTCGCCATCGACACGACGATGCCGTCGGTGCCCTGGGCGACGGCGCTGTCGATCAGCTGCGACTGGCGCGCGGGATCCGGGTCGCCCGTGTAGGAGACGCTCGCGCCGTAGTCCGCGCCCGCCGCCTCCGCGCCCGACTTCACGCGGTCCCAGAACGTGTCGCCCGGGCCCGAGTGGGTGACCACCGCGAAGGAGAGGTCGCCGTCGCCGGACGCCGCCGAGGGGGCGGGATCCTGGCCCGTGCCCGCGCAGGAGGTGAGGAGGAGGCCGGCCGCGATCACGAGGCCGAGCGGGGCGAGGGAACTGGTCTTCATCGAGCGCTCCTTGTCGGGCGGGCACCCGCACGGCCGCGCGCATGCCGCGCATCGCCGTCGGGGGAGCCGGTCGACCGACCCGAAGGACAAGTCTGCGCCCTCCGCGGGCCGTCGCGCGCCGCGGGCGTGCCCGGAGGGCCTCGCGCCGGCACCGGGACGGCCGATGACGACCCGATGACGATCCGGTGACGAGCCCCCGTCCGGGGCGCGGCCCGGCCTACGCTCGACCGGAGATCCCCCGCGTGGGGGAACCCGCGACGCCGAGGGGGACGACGCCATGATCGACACCGAGACCGCACCTGCATCCGCCGACGGGGAGCGCCGGCCGGCCCGCGTCCGCCGCGCCGCCCGCCCGCTCGCCGTCGCGACGGCCCTGGCCCTCGGCCTCTCGGCGCTCGTCGCGTCGCCGGCCCAGGCCGCGACCGTCGCCATCGCCGACGTGCAGGGCACCGGCAGCGCGACCCCGTACGCCGGCCAGGTCGTCACGGTCGAGGGCGTCGTCACCGCCGACCACCGCGGCGCCAGCGGGTACGCCGGCATCGTGATCCAGACCCCGGGCTCCGGCGGCACGGCGGACGCCACCCCGGGCGCCTCCGACGGGATCTTCGTCTACCTCGCGAGCGCCGACCCCGCCGTCGCGATCGGCGACCTCGTGCGCGTCACGGGCACCGCCTCCGAGCGCCAGGGCCAGACCCAGGTCGCCGCGACCGCGACCGACCTGGTGCAGGCCGCCGTCGGCGCGCCCGCCGCCACGCCGCTGCCCGACACGCTCCGCGGCGCCGACCGCGAGTCGCTCGAGAGCATGCTCGTGACGCCCACGGGCGACTACCTGGTCGGATCCGCGCACCAGCTGGAGAACTTCGGCACCCTCTGGCTGAGCGCCGGCGCCGAGCTCCCGGTCAAGTCCACGGACGAGGTGCGCCCCGGCCCCGAGGCCGACCGGATCGCTGCCGACAACCGCGCGCGCCGGCTCCTGCTCGACGACGGCTACAACATCCAGCTCACCAACGGCGCGTACCCGGCGGGTGCGACGCAGCCGTACTACACGGCCGACCGCGTCGTGCGGAACGGCGACGTCCCCGTCTTCCCGACCACGCCGTACGTGCTCGGCTACGGCTTCGACGACTGGCGCCTCCAGCCCACGACGCCGCTCACGTCGCTCGACGCGGCCGGCCGCGTGCCGACCTTCACGAGCGGGAACCCGCGCCCCGCGTCCTCGCCCGAGGTCGGCGGCGACGTCCGCATCGCGGGCTTCAACGTCCTCAACTACTTCACGACGCTCGGCGAGCGCGGCGCGCAGGACGCCGCGGCGTTCCAGCGGCAGCGCGCCAAGATCGTGACCGCCATCACCGGCCTCGACGCCGAGGTCGTGACCCTGATGGAGATCGAGAACTCGTCCCGCTTCGGCGAGCCGGCCGACACCGCGACGGCCGACCTGGTGCGCGGCCTCAACGACGCCGCCGGCTCCACGGTGTGGGACTACGTGCGCACCCCGGCCGCGCTGCAGTCGACGCCGACGGACGAGATCCAGAACGCGATCATCTACCGCACCGACGCCGTCACGCCCGTCGGCGCCGCCGCGACGCAGATCGACGAGACCGTGTGGGGCAACGCCCGCGAGCCGATCGCGCAGTCCTTCCGCGGCGACGACCGCACCTTCACGGTGGTCGCGAACCACTTCAAGTCGAAGTCCGGCTCGGGCACGCAGCCGGCCGACGGCCAGGGCTTCTTCAACGCCGACCGCGTCGCGCAGGCGAAGGCCGTGGCGCGCTTCGCGACCGAGCTGCGGGCCTCGAGCGGCTCCGACCTCCTCTACCTGCTCGGCGACTTCAACGCCTACGCGCAGGAGGACCCCATCCAGGTGCTCCGCGACGCCGGGTTCGTCGACCTCGTGCCCGCGAAGGCGCCGGGGGAGCGCACGTACTCGTTCGACGGCGAGGTCGGATCCCTCGACCACGTCCTCGCGACGGGCGCGGGCGCCGCGGCCGTGACGGGGGTAGGGGTCTGGGACCTCAACGCCCCCGAGTGGGCGGCGCGCGAGTACGACGGCACCGCGACCGACGGATCCAGCGCCTTCCGGTCGAGCGACCACGACCCCGTCAAGGTCGGCCTCGACACCGTCCGCGACGCGTCGACCCTCGTCGGGTACGCCGACCGCCTGCTCGCCCGCAGCGGCCAGCCCGTGCGCTACACGGTGCGGCTCGCCGCGGGGGCCAGCGCCCCCACGGGCCGCGTGCAGGTCCTCGACCGGGGCCGCGCCATCGCCTCCGTCGACCTGACCGCCGCCGACGCGGGCCGCGCGACCGTCACGCTGCCGGCGCTCTCCCGCGGGATCCACCTGCTCACCGCCTCCTACGCGGGCGGCGACGCCGCGAAGGGCTCGAGCACGGTCTGGCCGTCGATCGTCCTCGTCTGGTAGCCACGACCGGCCGGCGGTCCCGCGCGGAATGCGCGGGGCCGCCTCCGGGTTGCACCCCGTGACCGCATGACCTGAGGACGAGAAGAGGACGCACCATGGCCACCACCGAGCTCACGCAAGAGAACTTCGAGAGCATCGTCGACTCCAACGGCATCGTCGTCGTCGACTTCTGGGCCGACTGGTGCGGCCCCTGCAAGCAGTTCGCCCCCGTCTTCGACAAGTCGAGCGAGAAGCACGCCGACATCGTCCACGGCAAGGTCGACACCGAGGCGCAGCAGTTCCTCGCGCAGCAGGCGAACATCTCCGCCATCCCGACGCTCATGATCTTCAAGGACCAGACGCTGATCTTCAGCCAGGCCGGCGCCCTGCCCGCCCCGGCGCTCGAGTCCCTCATCGAGGAGGTGCGCGCCGTCGACGTGGCCGCCCTCAAGGAGCAGGCCGCCGCCGAGGCCGCGCAGGCGACCCCCGGCGCGAGCGCCGACCCGACCGCGATCTGACCCGCGCCTGATCCGTGCCGACGGCCCCTCCCCATGCGGGAGGGGCCGTCCGCGTCCACACCGCTCGCACCGCCCGCATCGCGTCCGCGGGCCCCGGATACGATGGCCCCGATGACCTCCACCCCTCCCGCTCCCGCCGGCACGGCGCCCTCCGCCGACGTGCTCGCCCCCGCCCTCGAGCGCCTCGGCACGGTCTTCGGGTACGACGCCTTCCGCGGCGACCAGCAGGAGATCGTCGAGCACGTCATCGGCGGCGGCGACGCTCTCGTGCTCATGCCCACCGGCGGCGGCAAGTCGCTCTGCTACCAGATCCCGAGCCTCGTCCGCGAGGGCACCGGCGTCGTCATCTCGCCGCTCATCGCGCTCATGCAGGACCAGGTCGACGCGCTCCGGGCCGTCGGCGTGAAGGCCGCGTTCCTCAACTCCACGCAGGACCTCGAGACCAGCCGCGAGGTGGAGCGCGCGCTCCTCGACGGCGACCTCGACCTCCTCTACCTCGCCCCCGAGCGCCTCATCCTCGACCGGATGGGGCGCCTCCTCGACGAGGCGCGCATCGCCCTCTTCGCCATCGACGAGGCGCACTGCGTCTCCCAGTGGGGCCATGACTTCCGCAAGGACTACCTCGCGCTGTCCATGCTCCAGGAGCGCTGGCCCGAGGTGCCGCGCATCGCCCTCACGGCCACGGCCAACGAGGCCACGCACGCCGACATCACGGCGCGCCTCGGCCTGCAGGACGCGCGCCACTTCGTCTCCTCGTTCGACCGCCCGAACATCCGGTAC
This is a stretch of genomic DNA from Clavibacter zhangzhiyongii. It encodes these proteins:
- a CDS encoding ATP-binding cassette domain-containing protein; this translates as MTGAPVLEVRGIGRSYGAVEALSGISTAVAAGEVTCVLGDNGAGKSTFIKVLAGVHAPTSGTMLLDGEPVTFASPRDALQAGIATVHQDLAVVPLMPVWRNFFLGSELTTGRGPLRRLDVRAMRAITREQLGRMGIDLRDVDQPIGTLSGGERQSVAIARAVHLGARVLILDEPTAALGVKQSGVVLRYIARARDRGLGVVFITHNPHHAYPVGDRFLVLSRGSALGTFEKDGITLDELTRLMAGGAELDALAHELARDPDADGGGRAAR
- a CDS encoding ABC transporter permease, whose product is MTTPATTTPARPRPAPRRLRGLLARPEVGALAAALAVLVFFSVYTPQFLTLAGAGVWLESASTFGIMAVAVAMLMIGGEFDLSAGVMTGFSALVVGILTSHYGLSIWVAVLVSLAAALAIGALNGFLVMRTGLPSFIVTLGTFFALAGVDLAVTKAITGQVAIQGMTKVPSYDQIQPVFGSSLQLGGGTFYVSVLWWAIVTAAATWILLRTRAGNWIFAVGGAKESARQVGVPVLRTKVGLFMGTAGAAWLVGMISLFRTSTVQANTGVGQEFIYIICAVVGGCLLTGGFGSAVGAALGALVYGMVFQGITFAQWDTNWLRTILGVMLLAAVLLNHWVRTRAGGAR
- a CDS encoding sugar ABC transporter substrate-binding protein, translated to MKTSSLAPLGLVIAAGLLLTSCAGTGQDPAPSAASGDGDLSFAVVTHSGPGDTFWDRVKSGAEAAGADYGASVSYTGDPDPARQSQLIDSAVAQGTDGIVVSMANPDGLRDSVEKAVAAGIPVVTINSGMERSAEFGALAHIGQSETVAGEAVGERLGQAGLGNVLCVIHEAGNVGHEERCRAAAGAFGGRMTNLQVDGTNDAEVKATVKSKLQADPSLDGVLTLGGQYAIDAVGAVAESGSRAQVATFDLSEDVVADVQAGSILFAVDQQPYVQGFLGITALQLNATNGTVIGGGQPVYSGPAFVTRENAAEVAEHAADGTR
- a CDS encoding ExeM/NucH family extracellular endonuclease; this translates as MIDTETAPASADGERRPARVRRAARPLAVATALALGLSALVASPAQAATVAIADVQGTGSATPYAGQVVTVEGVVTADHRGASGYAGIVIQTPGSGGTADATPGASDGIFVYLASADPAVAIGDLVRVTGTASERQGQTQVAATATDLVQAAVGAPAATPLPDTLRGADRESLESMLVTPTGDYLVGSAHQLENFGTLWLSAGAELPVKSTDEVRPGPEADRIAADNRARRLLLDDGYNIQLTNGAYPAGATQPYYTADRVVRNGDVPVFPTTPYVLGYGFDDWRLQPTTPLTSLDAAGRVPTFTSGNPRPASSPEVGGDVRIAGFNVLNYFTTLGERGAQDAAAFQRQRAKIVTAITGLDAEVVTLMEIENSSRFGEPADTATADLVRGLNDAAGSTVWDYVRTPAALQSTPTDEIQNAIIYRTDAVTPVGAAATQIDETVWGNAREPIAQSFRGDDRTFTVVANHFKSKSGSGTQPADGQGFFNADRVAQAKAVARFATELRASSGSDLLYLLGDFNAYAQEDPIQVLRDAGFVDLVPAKAPGERTYSFDGEVGSLDHVLATGAGAAAVTGVGVWDLNAPEWAAREYDGTATDGSSAFRSSDHDPVKVGLDTVRDASTLVGYADRLLARSGQPVRYTVRLAAGASAPTGRVQVLDRGRAIASVDLTAADAGRATVTLPALSRGIHLLTASYAGGDAAKGSSTVWPSIVLVW
- the trxA gene encoding thioredoxin, translated to MATTELTQENFESIVDSNGIVVVDFWADWCGPCKQFAPVFDKSSEKHADIVHGKVDTEAQQFLAQQANISAIPTLMIFKDQTLIFSQAGALPAPALESLIEEVRAVDVAALKEQAAAEAAQATPGASADPTAI